From a single Couchioplanes caeruleus genomic region:
- a CDS encoding LacI family DNA-binding transcriptional regulator, which produces MANTESRPTLADVAARAGVSKSLVSLVMRGEPGAGPETRRRVLEAAGQLGYHPDSRARLLRSGRSRLLGVVFGIQHPFHVDLVTALYTAARESGYELALSAVTPDRDEAEATAGLLQDRCEALIMCGPRTAAAELTRLTARLPVIVLARNVRAADVIRTADDEGLREAVDHLASLGHQRIAHIDGGRAPGAADRRRGYREAMAARGLTRHISFTEGGLTEEDGAAAARRLLDGTVRPTAITVFNDRSATGVLDVLTRARLRVPGDVSVVGFDDSNLARLAHINLTTIAQDTGTMTRLAVARAIDRIDGNEVGHRAVVVPPRLVVRATTAPPAG; this is translated from the coding sequence ATGGCGAACACGGAGTCGCGGCCGACCCTGGCCGATGTGGCCGCCCGCGCCGGGGTGTCGAAGTCGCTGGTGTCCCTGGTGATGCGCGGCGAGCCCGGAGCGGGCCCGGAGACGCGACGGCGGGTCCTCGAGGCGGCCGGTCAGCTCGGCTATCACCCCGACAGCCGGGCACGCCTGCTGCGCAGCGGCCGCAGCCGGTTGCTCGGTGTCGTGTTCGGCATCCAGCACCCGTTCCACGTCGACCTGGTCACCGCGCTCTACACCGCTGCCCGCGAATCCGGGTACGAGCTGGCGCTCAGCGCCGTCACCCCCGACCGCGACGAGGCCGAGGCGACCGCGGGCCTGCTCCAGGACCGGTGCGAAGCGCTGATCATGTGCGGACCCCGGACGGCGGCCGCCGAGCTGACCCGGCTCACCGCACGGCTGCCGGTCATCGTCCTGGCCCGCAACGTGCGGGCCGCCGACGTGATCCGTACGGCCGACGACGAGGGCCTGCGCGAGGCCGTCGACCATCTCGCCAGCCTCGGCCACCAGCGGATCGCCCACATCGACGGGGGCCGCGCGCCCGGGGCGGCGGACCGGCGGCGCGGCTACCGCGAGGCCATGGCCGCCCGCGGGCTCACCCGCCACATCAGCTTCACCGAGGGCGGCCTCACCGAGGAGGACGGCGCCGCGGCCGCCCGCCGCCTGCTCGACGGGACCGTACGGCCGACCGCGATCACGGTCTTCAACGACCGCAGCGCAACGGGCGTCCTCGACGTCCTCACCCGCGCCCGCCTGCGTGTACCCGGGGACGTCAGCGTCGTCGGCTTCGACGACAGCAACCTGGCCCGGCTGGCCCACATCAACCTGACCACGATCGCTCAGGACACCGGCACGATGACCCGGCTGGCCGTCGCCAGGGCGATCGACCGCATCGACGGCAACGAGGTCGGCCACCGCGCCGTCGTCGTCCCACCCCGGCTCGTCGTCCGGGCGACGACCGCACCGCCCGCCGGGTGA